The Sorex araneus isolate mSorAra2 chromosome 5, mSorAra2.pri, whole genome shotgun sequence genome has a segment encoding these proteins:
- the LEPROT gene encoding leptin receptor gene-related protein, translated as MAGVKALVALSFSGAIGLTFLMLGCALEDYGVYWPLFVLVFHAISPIPYFIAKRATYDSDATSSACRELAYFFTTGIVVSAFGFPIILARVAVIKWGACGLVLAGNAVIFLTIQGFFLIFGREDDFSWEQW; from the exons CTCTGGTGGCGTTATCCTTCAGCGGCGCCATCGGACTGACTTTCCTGATGCTGGGATGTGCCCTCGAGGACTACGG TGTTTACTGGCCGCTGTTCGTCCTGGTGTTCCACGCCATCTCCCCCATTCCCTACTTCATCGCCAAAAGAGCCACGTACGACTCTGACGCCACCAGCAGCGCCTGTCGGGAACTGGCCTATTTCTTCACCACCGGGATCGTCGTTTCTGCCTTTGGATTTCCCATCATTCTTGCCCGGGTGGCTGTG ATCAAGTGGGGCGCCTGCGGCCTGGTGCTCGCGGGCAACGCCGTCATCTTCCTGACGATCCAAGGCTTCTTCCTCATCTTTGGGAGAGAGGATGACTTTAGCTGGGAGCAGTGGTAG